Genomic window (Musa acuminata AAA Group cultivar baxijiao chromosome BXJ1-9, Cavendish_Baxijiao_AAA, whole genome shotgun sequence):
AAAGCGAGAGAACGATAATAACATGTAGCTTTCATGTTCTCTTCCAGGCCACTAGCAGCCATTTGGTCTGCATGCACCCAACCGAAAGAGGCTGAAACGGCTGCTAATTCCGGCTCTTGGACTTCTCCATGGCCCTTGGGGCTGCAACAATATTACACACCATCAAACACAACTGGTGTGACAAGGATTTGTGTAAGTATCATGTAAGGAGAGGACAACAGACTCGACGGTAGGTCTACTAGCCTACATCGGTCATTTGCTTAAAGACGTCCCTTTATGTCAAAAAAGAAAACTATAGTGATCATATATTTGGAAGCCTTTAAAAGAAACTCAGTGTCGATCAGGAAATTGTGAcaataaagagaaaaagatagcACTAAGAGTGGATTCATCAACAATTTGTTTACGAAGAACTTAATAGCAGGAAAATTTGCAAGACAATAAAATGGTATCCACACATACCAATTCCAATTGCATCTGAACCCTTCATAATCCTCAGCCTCCTACAAGAATCAGTAAACATTCTGCGATGGCAAACACATACAATCAGTagtcaaataagaaaaaaaggtCTCCATTAATGATCATTGGTAGAAACTGAACTAGAACAGCCTGATAAATAGCGGAAGAAGGAAGAGGTGAGTCAATGCGACATGATCCAAACCATATATTGGATCTGTCATATAATAAATCTGTCGTATGAAAGCATAATGCTTACTTCCACTTTGCCATCgttggtttcacaagttgaactaTTGCAACTGTAAGATCCTATTGAGGGCTAATGTTTTGGTCTGCGGATGTTAACTTTCTAAGACACTATCGCCGAGAAAGAAATTGAAAAGGAGGACATAATCACATTTGAGGTAATTGTCCTTTTTGACAACTAGATTAGTTTATAAGTCTGCTTAGCATTTTACTTACTCCCAGGGAACATCGCCGACAAGCATCCAATCACCATCTTTGTCCTCATAGGTAAGAACATACTCAGATCCTTGAAGAAGATCCATGACTCTACCCTCGGTCAGTATCTCTCTGCCAGTCATTCCATATGAACCACACTGACCTGAAAACCACAAATacaaaaaatatgaaaaatctttTGGTCATGTATAGTGatttaagaacaaaaaataaagcaCATGGTTGAATCACTCGATACAAGTCTTTTTATTAGTTTCTAACATCACAAAGAAGCTAGGGATAAAATGTTAAATGCTGTCAATATCACTAAAGCTAAAGAATCCTATTCTGATACATAGCAAGCAATGGGAGGCTTTTTTTTCCCAAGAAAAGCACAAAGATGAAAAAGCTAAGTCTGTGTGCATCATAAACCAAAAGATCTTACCGATGGTAAAGCAAGTAAACATCTTCTCAAGAGCCAGCGAGAGCTCCTTATAGTTGGAGTACGTTTTGAGGTCGACTTTTCTAAGGTATGGAGCTCCATCCATGCTGACCTTGACATAGAGGCATTCCAACCCTTGTTTCCCTTTGGCATCATCCTTGTTCTTGGATGGGTTTGCAGCCATTGTATTCTTTCTGTAACTCCGGATAGGTGGCCAACCAACAACTTGTGCCCTGTGACACATATTATGCTTAGACAATCCCGAAGAAAGTGGGAGACCAGGACATTGATCAAAGCATGAAGCTCATCAGACAAGACGATGGCAAGCAACGGTTGCACAACGCCGAAAAATGGGGCGGCATGAGTTATCAATGCCTAGAGTTCGCCGGGAAATAACACAGCtatataagaattttttttttcaaaggtaAAACGGGAAACAAAGTCTTCATCTAGCAGAAGAaacaagaggaaaaaaaattctACGATGATTAGTAAGCATGAAATTTCTTGGGAAAAAAGAAGATCAAAGCATACAATGCGCCAGATTTTGATGCACTAAAATACAGTGGAACAACAAATAACCAATACTGAAGGAGTCGAGGTACTATGTTACATAAGCAATAAGCCTGAGCACTTTCTAACCAAACTCCATGGCATAGCACTCGGACGTATGACTATATGAGTGGCAACACACTTCTTGTACATCAAAACAGAACATAATGGACAGTGGAAATAGATGTAATGAATTAAAGGACATATTGTGTGATATAACTTCACAGTTGAAGCTGTTCTATCTCGATTTAAGCACCATAAAACATTGCAATAGTTCCAACTTATTTGGATAGTTCTAAACCAAGACCACCGAAATTGCTAGTCTAAGGCTCACAAGAGatgttttttatgttgtcaattctgCGTAGGAAGCATTAAGGATTGGGTACTTGTGAATGCATCCGAGTCATGCATTTATGTTCTACACCAGCATTCACATACCCAAATTGACAAACAAAGCTGCAACATGTAAAAAGATAGCAGTAGTCGATAGCAAGCTTTTATTTACTGGATCAAAACAATTAGGAACAACTAATCTTAATTGAATAGATAAAGATTCTAACTTTGGCTTATCAAACTTCACCAGCAACATCTCGGCCACAAATGCCCCAAAAATGAACAAGAAGAACTGCAAAACATGCGCATTTGGTTCACCGTGATCTACCAAGGCAGCTACCAAAAAGCGAAAACAGGCTTACTTGGGCGAAGGCGCCACCTTTGCCGCTCCACCATCATCCTTCCCCACGCTGGGCGGCCCCAAAAGCTTCCCATTGGCCTTCTCCCCGCCCTTCCCCCGTTCTTCCTCAGACCCCTTCACCCCGGGAAGCACCCACGCGTCGGGCCCGTCGATGGCGTCCGAGAACCCCCTCTTGGCGCCGGAGACGAAGTTCTTGGGAAGCCCCAGCGTCAGCCCGGCGCCCCCTCCATCGAATCTCTCGGGCGACTCCGAGCCCGGGAGCCCAAGCCGGAGCTCCGTGTCCTTGAGGTTGCCCGAGACCTCGCCGGGGCTCTCCGGCAGGCCAAGGTAGTCGTGCTCCAACGGCGGTGTCATCGAACGAAGATGGAAGAAGAAGTGCCAGCGGCGGGCGTGCGAGCAGCAGGCAaagattcctcctcctccttgtatAGCTAGCGCTCAAGAAAAGTGCTTGTTTTTGCTGAGTAGACTTAGTTAAGCTCGACGCAATCATGAGAGGGAAACAATGGGCGAGGCCAAAAACGACGAAGAAACGAGAAGTATAATGACAAGCGAATTGAGGAGGCGATATTTGCGTGGTTTTTAATGGTTGGGTGTTGGAAGACTTTACGCGTCGGGACCGCAAACCTACCGACAGGGGATTGAAAGTTCCCGACAGGATTGCTGCCAGCAAAAACTCCACGTCTCTTTCCTCATTTCTCACCGTAAACCTCACTGTTCCTGTATTCTCTCTTATCTGGGGAACCTCTCGTGCTCCAGCAGCAGCGCCTCAAGATATGTGCCGACTGTGACTTCTCTTCTCGCCACCAAACCATTACCAGCAGCCGAGTGTCATGTTGGGGTCAATAATGACACCTTCCTAACTACAATGCCGAGAAAAGGAGAAGTTAATACGCAGAGGGGAGGGGTGGGGATGGCGACACCACCTGCGGGTGGCCACCCCACGCCTGCATCATCCGTCATTATTGTGTTTTCGAAGCATCGAACGGCTCGCCGTCCGCGGAAAGCCCCTGCTGCGTGCGCTTGATCTCGCCACGTCACCCTTTTCCTTCACGCCTCGGAGGACGACATCCCGGCACGAGACAGCGGGCTTTCCAGTCGAGTGCTGCCGAGTAAGCCACGGAAGGTCGGTTGTCGAGAGACGATAGGAGCATTCTGGCCGTCGCTGTTTGGGGGGAGAGGGGGAAGCGGCTTGGTGGGGTTCATGTTCGGACGCTACTCGGATCCCGCCGGCGACAGCAATGCTTCGAGGGTCAATTGACTGCGTACGGTTGACCGGAATTTGACCGCCTGGAATCCAAGAAAGGAATATTGTTTTATTTCCCCCTCGCTCTtttaataacaaaaatatttatctaatataCACAATAATATTATTGGATTTGACTTGGCTACAGTCTTGACGCATTGGATTCAATAGGCAATTTAGTGGACGGATGAAGAGGCCAACTGGTGGCGGCAGCGGAGACTGATGAATGCGTGTACCGGGACctaataaagagaggagaggaagacCCCACCAAAATGTCACCATGTAGATGGAGTGTTCCATTCGTATCCTGCACAAACGGACAGTGGCGAGAGGGATTCAGTGGATCGATCATGTGAGAGTCTCGGGACGTCGCGCTAGCTGTATTGGGTGGGGGAGCCACACCCACCCTTCCCTTCGCTGTTGGAGTCGGCGTTGACAGTGCAACCATACTTACGCACTGGCAGATCAATCACGAGCACAACCTGGATCTGTCTTTACATGCAGAGATCGATGTGCGTTCACCTGAGTTCGATCACTGTTTCTTTCTTTGTTCGTTTGCTGTTGGTATGGCTCCTTCTTCTAAAGATGTTGTTTTCGATGTAAGCACCATAAACAAAaacccaaaaaagaaaaagatagaatatttttcGCAGTAATTCCCACATGAGGATGTGAGAAGGAGAGAGACGAGTTTTAGTGAACGGTGTGGATGGATGGGTTGGCTATGATCAACGAATCGGCATAGAAGCGGACAGATTTTATTGGGATCCAGTGATTGCATGGCCAAGTACGTAGgtgggggagggagggagggagggagggaaggagGGTGGGTGATCACCGGCGTCGGGTGGGGCATCGGAGGATCTTGGCCGTACATTACCATGGATCCGCTTGCTGTTGCCTCGAGGCTGTTCTTGTCATTTTGCCTGCCAAGCTTGTCATACCATACCGTGGTTCTAATCACAACCCACCACCAAAATAATATCCGTCACCACTGCCAACGATAATTAAGATTTTTGAGTCAATTATCTCTTAATTGATTCTGAGACAAGTGTATATTGACTAAGCAGCAGAGTCAATATGCCCATTACCTTCCGAGGATAATGGAGTGGTCGGAAAACAATGCTTTGTTGGTACGACGTGCCATCATACTCCACCCGAGGCTTAAACCATGCATCAGGTGATGTGACCTCGACAcccaacacaaccttcatcatcatcgtcgtcgtcgtcgtcgtcttcgccTGGGAGACCAGTAACTAAGGGAGATGCAGACTGTCATTATTCCAAGGTCTCaaacatcgtcatcatcatctatAGAGCACGGGGGATCTCTACCACCTTTCGAGAGAGTTAGACTGCCATACTTTATATGCTCCCAAATCATTCATGCTAATGGTTGTCTAATCAATCGAGCCGCATAGTCAAAAGTATTTGGCATGTCGAACGTGTTAGATGAATCCTATAAATTTGTTATAATCTAATCAAAATTTAGTGGGACTGTCAATGCTAATCAAACTGCTAAATAAAACTTCAGTTCAGAAAACAACACGGCAAAGGTAGCAATGCACCTCAAAACCTTCAGAAGTGGCACTTCACGTACTTATTGGTACTTAACGAGACCGTAAAGCATGATGAAATTACGGCAGAAAGTACACCAATTACAGCAAAAGAGTACATCGCCACTGCTTGATAGAGCGAGTGTGTTCAACCAGAAACGTACGAGGCAGAACCACCGAGATGGAGACACCAACCACTGCACATGGATCCCTGTACGAAGGATGCAGCTGCAGGCGTTCATGAGGCTCTCTGCAGTGGCAACACCGTCAAGTAGAGAATCAAGAACAAGAACACAGAGAACGTTTATGAAACCTTCCAATGTTTGAAAGCTAAGATCTTGAAGGTTTTGCTGTATGATTCGGCTCGATTCGGAGCTCAGGTCTGTGCTCCTTGATGCCACTCGTTGTCAGAACAAGCACCAGTGGCGGAAACAGTGGGGAAACCGATGGCTTCACCTTACCGAGGAGTCCACATCCTTGGCCTGTTTCGGTCAACACCTGAGAGAAAGCTAGTCATCTTTTACAGGCTGCAGATTGTGGAGAGACGGGCTTCGGCTCTGCATCTGCTCTACTCTACTACTTCCAGTAATTTGACATTTTCCTTGCCTCAGCTTGTTCCTGCAAAGGTCTCTACCTCACTCCCCCAGCAGGGACAAAACCAgctaatcctctctctctctctctctttctctgcgcCGCTCTGAAACAACAACGATAAAGTCATGAAAGATTCTATCGAGACGAGCAAAAAAGGAGTTCCCAGAAAGAAGGTGTATCGGAACTGATGCATGGCAAATCCTTGTTGCTGCAAGAACTATGATGTGACAAGATACCTCCATATTTCGTCTCGTTCCGTTCCTTCATCTACACTCACTGGTAGCAGGTCGCTACTGTATTAGTATA
Coding sequences:
- the LOC135582131 gene encoding auxin-responsive protein IAA21-like isoform X1; translation: MTPPLEHDYLGLPESPGEVSGNLKDTELRLGLPGSESPERFDGGGAGLTLGLPKNFVSGAKRGFSDAIDGPDAWVLPGVKGSEEERGKGGEKANGKLLGPPSVGKDDGGAAKVAPSPKAQVVGWPPIRSYRKNTMAANPSKNKDDAKGKQGLECLYVKVSMDGAPYLRKVDLKTYSNYKELSLALEKMFTCFTIGQCGSYGMTGREILTEGRVMDLLQGSEYVLTYEDKDGDWMLVGDVPWEMFTDSCRRLRIMKGSDAIGIAPRAMEKSKSRN
- the LOC135582131 gene encoding auxin-responsive protein IAA21-like isoform X2, yielding MTPPLEHDYLGLPESPGEVSGNLKDTELRLGLPGSESPERFDGGGAGLTLGLPKNFVSGAKRGFSDAIDGPDAWVLPGVKGSEEERGKGGEKANGKLLGPPSVGKDDGGAAKVAPSPKAQVVGWPPIRSYRKNTMAANPSKNKDDAKGKQGLECLYVKVSMDGAPYLRKVDLKTYSNYKELSLALEKMFTCFTIGQCGSYGMTGREILTEGRVMDLLQGSEYVLTYEDKDGDWMLVGDVPWEMFTDSCRRLRIMKGSDAIGIVVFDGV